Sequence from the Pontibacter pudoricolor genome:
CTATAGTTGCGGAAAAACCGGCGACAAACTATAGAGTACCGGTTTGCTTGGGCTGGCATCCAGCTGCAGGCTCGCTATCTGCAAGTTCAGCAGGTATAAACCGTCTGTAATATGCTCTGGTACATAGATCAGTTCGGTTATAGTAGCGCCGCAACGGGTATATTTAGGGTATTGCCAGAACGCATGGTGGCATAAGAGTTTACCTTCGTCCAGTTCGCGGTCTACAGAAGGTAAATCTAAAAGTAAATGCTGCACGCCTTTTTCAGCCAGGTACTGGCCTATCGTATGTTCTAAATAAGGTGGATTTGTACCGGAATAATGCCGTGTAAGTTTATCGTCTGTGTTTGGTAAGGTGCGGATTATAACAGCTTCCGGTTTCAGGCCTTCCAGCTGCGCTTTTACATCGTCCAGCAGCACTACATCATCGCCGTTTTCCTGCTTTTGCGGAGCTATAGTTATGAGCTGGGCTACAAATAAAAAGCGCTTCAGGCAATTGTGGATAGTGGCATGTTCATCAGCAGAGATGTGGCCGTAGCATTCGGTGTGGGTGCCGTTGCCATGCGGCGTGAGGTGCACGCGTTTATAGTTGGTACTGCCGCCTTCTGCTACCGATCCTACAAAATCACCAACCCTGATCACATCAAACTGGACCGGCTCTGCCCAGAAACACTCGGGCTGTGGTTGCCTGTCGTGCAGCGGCATCGAAATATCCAGTGGCTGCAACGGGTTGAAACTATAAACTTGATCGTGGTAGGTAATGCTGGCTTCCATAGTTAGCAGGTTTTCTGGCAAGTATAAGCGAAATTAAGTAAACCTATACGCTGTAACTATAAAAGATTGAGACCTGCTATTCTTCGAGCAGCCAATGTACTGCTTCGTCTTCCGAAGCGAAATCCTGGATCTGGTAAGATATCTCGCCGGCAGCGTCGGCCCTGGCCACCACAGAGGCGAGCGCCAGCTTCTTGAAGAGGTTATCCGGCATGACGCGGGCCATCTTTTTTAGCGAAGTGCGGGAGAACAAGCTATAGTACGTGTTGGAAAGCCAGTCTTTTGTTTCGGGCCCGAGTACGGATACCTGCTGTGCATTTACAAGTACTCTTTCGGCTTGCTTTTCAGTTATCACATCGTATGCACGCATTGTTTCCGCTACAAACTGGTCATCGTTCAGTGGGCGTAGCCATTCTGTTCTCACATAAGCAAGACCATCGTCGGCTTCGATTTTGAAGTTGTCTGAACTATAAACTGTTGTAAGTTGAAGCGTTGGCATTTACGGGCATAAATTCAGGTAAGGGTGTTTAGGTTAAAAGACATACGAGTTAAACAGAATTAGGTGCCAACTATATTGTGGATTTAAATCTTAGTCTTATTCTGCAAACAGGTCCAGCGTGATCTGGTCGGCGAGCAGCTTTCCTTTGTCTGTCAGGTAGAGTACATTGTCTTTTATAGTTGCCAGTTCTTTGTGCTGTAGCTCCTGCAAATATATGTTGTGAGATGCCTGAACATCATAGCTATAGTTGTCGCGCATGTGCACCAGGTCGCAGCCCCAGATCGTGCGCAGTGTGGTAAGCAGGTAGTCGTTTGCCTGGTCGCCTAACGTAAGTTCTTCTATTTCTGAAGGAATGGTCTGCTGACCGATGGCCTCGGTATACTTACGGTTGTTGGCTACATTATACTGCCGGCTATGGCCGTTAAACGAATGCGCACTCGGTCCAACGCCTAAATAATGCACACCGCGCCAGTAATTGCTGTTATGTTTCGACTCGTAGCCCGGCTTACAGAAGTTGGATATCTCATACTGCACAAAACCGTGCTGCGCCATCTGCTCCAGTAAAATCTCGAATTGCTGTGCTGTAAAGTCGTCTTCGGATGGGGTAAACTTGCCTTTTTTGCTCCAGCGGCCCAAGGCAGTATCAGGTTCTATCGTTAGCGCATAACACGACACATGCTGCACATCAAGCGAGAAAAGCGTTTCCAGGTCTTTCAGCCAGATGCTGTGGTCTGGTGCCGGAATGCCGTAAATAAGATCTACCGTAATATTATTAAAACCAGCTGCCTGGGCATCTTTCACACACTGTAAACTTTCGGTGGCGTTATGGGCACGGTTCATCATGCGCAGGTGCGGCTCATGAAACGACTGCAACCCAATGCTCAACCGGTTTATGCCTGCCGCTTTCAGTTCCTGCAGTTTTTCAGGTTTCAGGTCATCAGGGTTAGCCTCCAGCGAGATCTCAGCAGTAGCCGAAACTATAAACAGGTCTTTTATAGTTTGTAGCAGTAACTGTAGTTCATCCTGTGTAAGCAAAGACGGTGTGCCGCCACCAAAGTAAATGGTTTCTATCGTTTGGCCCTGCAGGTAATCCCGTCGCAGTTCCAGTTCGCGGGCAATGGCATCTATAGTTGCCGTTTTATGCCCCATACTTGTACTGAAATGGAAATCGCAGTAATGGCAAGCCTGTTTACAGAAAGGGATATGAAGGTATATTCCGGCCACGGATTAATTGTTAAATTGCTGTATTGTTAAATTGTTGATGATCTGGAAACTATAGTTCTTAAAGTATAGCTATAGCCGTTACCTTTGTATAATTGCTATAGTTTCTCTGGTGTAATTCGTTGTAGATCATCTATAACTAAACAATTTAGCTAGCAAACAATTCAACAAGTAATAACACAAATGTATAAAATAGCTGCCGTAGTGTTGTGTTTGCTTTTGTGGCTGCCCTGTGCGCGGGCACAAAAACAGGCTGATGCACGGTTGCAGCCCAAAGTTATAGTTCGCATATACACTACCCCGGAAGATGCTCCACGGCTCCGGAACTATAGTTACCAAACCACCCACCCCGACTCGTTAGAAGCCAGCAAAGAAGTAAAAGACCTGATCTATAAAATGCAGCAGGATGCCTATTTGCTTACTTCTGCGGATAGTTTGTACCTGCGCAACGATACGCTACACGTGAGACTATACATTGGCGAAAGGTTTGAGTATGCCAGTTTGCGCAACGGTAATTTAAGCGAAGGTATTTTGATAGAATCCGGTTTCCGGGAGAAGTTTTACCGCAATGTGCCTTTTAAGCCAGCCGAATATGTAAAGCTGCAGCAGCGCATACTGGACTATGCCGAACGGAGCGGTTACCCTTTTGCCAGTGTGTGGCTGGATACGATAACTATAAAAGACAATAAAATTGAAGCTGCCCTGATGGTAGAAAAAGCTTTTGTAGTTACCTATGACTCGGTGCAGGTGGTGGGCGGCAGCAAAACCAAACCAAAGTTCCTGATGCGCTACTTGCAACTATACCCGGGTCAGCCTTATAACCAGGAGCAGATAGAAGCTACCCAGCGCATGCTTACCCAGCTGCCTTATATTAAAGTGACAAGGCCGCCGCAGGTGCGCTTTGCCCGCGATAAAGCACGGGTTTATTATTTTTTGGAAGACCGGCAATCGAACCAGATAGATGGTGTG
This genomic interval carries:
- a CDS encoding cyclase family protein; translated protein: MEASITYHDQVYSFNPLQPLDISMPLHDRQPQPECFWAEPVQFDVIRVGDFVGSVAEGGSTNYKRVHLTPHGNGTHTECYGHISADEHATIHNCLKRFLFVAQLITIAPQKQENGDDVVLLDDVKAQLEGLKPEAVIIRTLPNTDDKLTRHYSGTNPPYLEHTIGQYLAEKGVQHLLLDLPSVDRELDEGKLLCHHAFWQYPKYTRCGATITELIYVPEHITDGLYLLNLQIASLQLDASPSKPVLYSLSPVFPQL
- the hemW gene encoding radical SAM family heme chaperone HemW — translated: MAGIYLHIPFCKQACHYCDFHFSTSMGHKTATIDAIARELELRRDYLQGQTIETIYFGGGTPSLLTQDELQLLLQTIKDLFIVSATAEISLEANPDDLKPEKLQELKAAGINRLSIGLQSFHEPHLRMMNRAHNATESLQCVKDAQAAGFNNITVDLIYGIPAPDHSIWLKDLETLFSLDVQHVSCYALTIEPDTALGRWSKKGKFTPSEDDFTAQQFEILLEQMAQHGFVQYEISNFCKPGYESKHNSNYWRGVHYLGVGPSAHSFNGHSRQYNVANNRKYTEAIGQQTIPSEIEELTLGDQANDYLLTTLRTIWGCDLVHMRDNYSYDVQASHNIYLQELQHKELATIKDNVLYLTDKGKLLADQITLDLFAE